CACCATCACGGGGTTCATCTCCACGGCGGTGAAGCGGCTGGCGTTGTGGGCGACGAAGTCGCCGAAACGCACCACGCACTGCACCAGCGCGTCCACGTCCCGCGGCCTGCCGCCGCGTATGCCGCGAAAGAGGGCGGCGCCGCGCAGCTCGGTGATCATCGCGCGCACGTCCTCTTCGTCCACCGGGGCGAGCCGGAAGGCGGCATCCTTGAACACCTCGACGTAGACGCCGCCCAGGCCGAGCATCACCAGCGGACCGAACTGCGGATCGTCCACCATGCCGACGATGACCTCCAGGCCGTCGGTCACCATTTCCTGCACCAGCACGCCGTCGATGCGCGCCTCCGGGTTCGCCGCCTTGACGTTCCGGATTACACGGAGATAGGCCGCCTCCACCTCCTCCACGCTCGCGGCTCCCAGATGGACCCCGCCGGCGTCCGACTTGTGAGGCACCTCCGGCGACTGGACCTTGAGTGCCACCGGCAGGCCGAGGCGCGCGGCGGTGTCCACCGCCTGCTCGGGGGTCTCGGCGAGGGCCTCCCGCGTCATGACGATGCCGGTACCGGCCAGTATCCGCTTGCTTTCGTATTCGGTCAGCGCGCCGCCGCGCTCCGGCGCCTGGAAATCCACCGATGCCGCCGGCGTCCGCGAACCCTCCCCCCGGCGCCGGTACGCCGCGTAGTCCACGAGCCGGCGCACCGCTTTCATGCCGCCGGCCACGTCCTCCAGGATGGGCACGCCGGTGTCGGCGGAGAACGTCCGGTAGTCGCCGGTGAGGCTGTTGGAGGCCAAGGACAGCACGAACAGAGGCTTCGCGGAGCCCTTGGCGCACGTCACCACTTGGTCGAGGAGCTTCTGCTGGCCCGGCCCGGTGGTCCGCTTGGCGCTCAGCGCCAGTCCCACGAGGTCGATGCCGTCATCGTCCAGGAGCGTATCGAGCACCGTCGTGAGGTTGTCTCCCCGCTCGATGCGCGGCATCCCGACGGTGTCGATGGGGTTGCTGAAGGGCCGGTCTTCCACTCCGAGGATCTCCTGGAGCCTTTCGTTGAGGGCCTCGGACAAGGGCGGACACTGTAGCCCCGCGGCGGCGTTCACGTCGCTGATGAGCGCCGTGGCTCCGCCCGAGATGGTGAGGAACACGACGTTGCCGCCCGCCGGCAGGCGCGCGTGGAGGAACAGGCCGGCGGTCTCCACCAGCTCGTCGATGGTCTCCACCGGGGCCACCCCGGTCTCGCGGAACAGGGCCGCGTAGGCCTCCTGGCGCCCGGCCAAGGTGCCGGTGTGGGCCACCGTGGCGCGCCGGCCCGACTCGGTGCGCCCGAGCTTCAGCACGACCACGGGCTTCTTCCGGGTCGCCGCCGCCAGCACCCGCCGCAGCTTGGCGCCGTCCTTCGCCCCTTCCATGAGACAGGCGATCACCTGCGTCTCGGGATCGTCGGCCATGTACTCGATGTAGTCGGCCATCTCCACCACGGCCTCGTTGCCGCTGGAGATGATGTAGTTGAAGCCGATGTTGCGGCTCGCTCCCAGCTCGGTGACGGCGTTGGTCAGCCCGCCGCTCTGGGAAATGAGCGAGACGCCGCCGGGCTCGGCGTCTTCCGGGATGGAGAAATAGGAATTGGCGAAGCCGTACTTGAGGCTCGCCACCCCCATGCAGCAAGGGCCGGTCACGGCCATCCCGCCGCCGGCCG
This is a stretch of genomic DNA from Deltaproteobacteria bacterium. It encodes these proteins:
- a CDS encoding acetate--CoA ligase family protein produces the protein MSGNDNLKALLRPRSVAVVGASPKGSTGGRILGNVLASGFQGAVYPVNPNYDEIRGKACYPSVGALPQTPDCVVVALPVTRVLGVIEEAVAAGVPSGIVVAEGFADGNTPAGRKRQEELQRLAAGGGMAVTGPCCMGVASLKYGFANSYFSIPEDAEPGGVSLISQSGGLTNAVTELGASRNIGFNYIISSGNEAVVEMADYIEYMADDPETQVIACLMEGAKDGAKLRRVLAAATRKKPVVVLKLGRTESGRRATVAHTGTLAGRQEAYAALFRETGVAPVETIDELVETAGLFLHARLPAGGNVVFLTISGGATALISDVNAAAGLQCPPLSEALNERLQEILGVEDRPFSNPIDTVGMPRIERGDNLTTVLDTLLDDDGIDLVGLALSAKRTTGPGQQKLLDQVVTCAKGSAKPLFVLSLASNSLTGDYRTFSADTGVPILEDVAGGMKAVRRLVDYAAYRRRGEGSRTPAASVDFQAPERGGALTEYESKRILAGTGIVMTREALAETPEQAVDTAARLGLPVALKVQSPEVPHKSDAGGVHLGAASVEEVEAAYLRVIRNVKAANPEARIDGVLVQEMVTDGLEVIVGMVDDPQFGPLVMLGLGGVYVEVFKDAAFRLAPVDEEDVRAMITELRGAALFRGIRGGRPRDVDALVQCVVRFGDFVAHNASRFTAVEMNPVMVRPAGRGLAVADALITVSDAGDRR